From a single Acidimicrobiia bacterium genomic region:
- a CDS encoding SRPBCC family protein — MTEHASGEININSKMSKVLEILLELDEYPSWIQDIISIDVHSRDSQGRAILATMKTNAMGRSIEQTHQYSYDNYPSEISWKFIKGDMVSSLIGSYKLEQLNNDEVKVIYNLDIDLTSSLPGFIKRKAAQKIVDSALKNLKQISEK, encoded by the coding sequence ATGACCGAACATGCATCTGGAGAGATAAATATAAATAGCAAAATGTCTAAAGTCCTGGAAATACTCCTAGAATTAGATGAATATCCAAGTTGGATTCAAGACATTATATCTATTGATGTACATTCAAGAGATTCACAAGGGAGAGCGATCTTAGCAACAATGAAAACAAATGCTATGGGTAGGTCAATCGAACAAACCCACCAATACTCTTATGATAATTATCCATCAGAGATTAGCTGGAAATTCATTAAAGGAGATATGGTTTCTTCATTAATAGGATCATACAAATTAGAACAGCTTAATAATGACGAAGTAAAAGTTATATATAACTTAGATATTGATCTAACAAGTTCTTTACCGGGATTTATAAAACGTAAAGCTGCACAAAAAATAGTTGATTCTGCACTCAAAAACCTAAAACAAATCTCAGAAAAATAG
- a CDS encoding 1-acyl-sn-glycerol-3-phosphate acyltransferase — translation MDLREKVDFDLYDATKMIGSVPFKAFLKTQVTGLENIPNTGAVILAANHRSFMDSMLIPHVVKRRVTFVAKAEYFDSIKTRWFFKSTGQIPVRRDSLNSATGALEAAKGVLENGGVFAIYPEGTRTRDGFLHKGHTGVARLAIETDAVIIPVGIVGTENVQDVHEKLPRVGKKISIHFGKAIDVEKYKSNTDSKLVLRNLTDEIMYEIFSLCKYGYVDSYASTIPI, via the coding sequence ATGGACTTGCGAGAAAAGGTAGACTTTGATTTATATGATGCTACTAAAATGATCGGTTCGGTGCCTTTCAAAGCATTTTTAAAGACACAAGTAACGGGTTTAGAAAATATTCCAAACACTGGAGCTGTAATATTGGCTGCAAACCATAGATCATTTATGGACTCAATGTTAATTCCTCACGTTGTAAAGAGAAGAGTAACTTTTGTAGCTAAAGCTGAGTATTTTGATTCGATAAAAACGCGATGGTTTTTTAAAAGTACAGGCCAAATCCCTGTAAGAAGAGATAGTTTAAATAGTGCTACTGGCGCACTTGAAGCAGCTAAAGGAGTGCTAGAAAATGGGGGTGTGTTTGCTATCTATCCTGAAGGTACAAGAACTCGAGACGGTTTTTTACATAAAGGCCATACAGGCGTTGCTCGTTTAGCAATTGAAACTGACGCTGTAATCATACCTGTAGGTATTGTTGGCACCGAGAATGTCCAAGATGTTCATGAAAAATTACCACGAGTTGGTAAAAAAATTTCTATACATTTTGGTAAAGCAATCGATGTTGAAAAGTATAAATCGAATACTGATTCGAAGCTAGTATTACGAAATCTTACTGATGAAATTATGTATGAAATATTTTCACTTTGTAAATATGGATATGTAGATTCTTATGCTTCTACTATACCTATCTAA
- a CDS encoding DUF3040 domain-containing protein, whose protein sequence is MPLSENEEKILADIEANIRRSDPDLAQHVEQTTIYRHSGRRILFSVIGLLLLLVVIVISFTKAWYISFISFGIMVVIGISLVDHVVKISKAGVDDVIRQSKKMTNKSKRNKY, encoded by the coding sequence ATGCCATTAAGTGAAAATGAAGAAAAGATTCTTGCCGATATTGAAGCCAATATTAGACGTTCTGACCCTGATCTAGCTCAGCATGTTGAGCAAACAACTATCTACAGACATAGTGGAAGAAGAATACTATTTTCAGTAATTGGATTATTGCTTTTATTGGTAGTGATAGTGATTTCTTTTACTAAAGCTTGGTATATATCTTTTATATCATTTGGTATCATGGTAGTTATAGGTATATCGCTAGTTGATCATGTTGTTAAAATATCAAAAGCTGGTGTCGATGATGTTATCCGTCAATCAAAAAAAATGACTAATAAATCAAAAAGAAATAAATATTAG
- a CDS encoding aminotransferase class I/II-fold pyridoxal phosphate-dependent enzyme → MDFRRINALPPYVFAEINNLKVAQRHLGEDVIDLGFGNPDLPSPDLAVEKLCEAAQNSRNHRYSTSKGIPHLRQAVAKLYDRTFDVKLDPESQICMTIGVKEGFSHLMWTLLGPGDTALVPSPSYPIHIWGPILAGAAVHYVHLGDGSDVLSNMAKAYEQAWPRPRVIVASFPHNPTTTVVDYDFMVELVAFAKKHDIIVVHDFAYGDMGFDGYKPPSILSVPGASDCCVELYSMTKSFSMAGWRVGFLLGNEEIISALQKLKSYLDYGTFQPVQIAATVVMDELPDYPKQACEIYQNRRDKLVDGLNRIGWEIAKPKATMFVWAKIPDAYREMSSLEFAKFCVTECNVAVSPGSGFGPGGEEFVRFALVENDQRTSQAIRNLKKGLTKLE, encoded by the coding sequence ATGGATTTTCGTCGTATAAATGCCCTTCCTCCTTATGTGTTTGCGGAGATTAATAATTTAAAAGTTGCCCAGCGACATTTAGGTGAGGATGTAATAGATTTAGGTTTTGGCAACCCTGATTTACCATCACCAGATTTAGCTGTAGAAAAATTATGTGAAGCTGCACAGAACTCAAGGAATCATAGGTATTCAACATCTAAGGGAATACCTCATCTACGTCAAGCAGTAGCAAAATTATATGATCGTACTTTTGATGTTAAGTTAGATCCTGAATCGCAAATATGTATGACAATTGGCGTCAAAGAAGGTTTCTCTCATCTTATGTGGACTCTATTAGGTCCTGGTGATACTGCTTTAGTTCCAAGTCCTAGCTATCCTATTCATATATGGGGTCCGATTCTGGCAGGAGCTGCTGTACATTATGTACATTTGGGTGACGGTTCTGATGTTTTATCAAATATGGCAAAAGCATATGAGCAGGCTTGGCCTAGACCACGAGTAATAGTTGCTAGTTTTCCTCACAATCCGACTACTACAGTTGTTGATTATGATTTCATGGTTGAGCTTGTTGCATTTGCAAAAAAACATGACATCATTGTCGTTCATGATTTTGCATATGGCGATATGGGCTTTGATGGATATAAACCACCCTCTATATTGAGTGTACCAGGAGCTAGCGATTGTTGTGTAGAGCTTTATTCGATGACAAAAAGTTTTTCTATGGCTGGTTGGCGTGTTGGATTCTTACTAGGTAATGAAGAGATTATTTCTGCATTACAAAAATTAAAAAGCTATTTAGATTATGGAACTTTTCAACCTGTACAAATCGCAGCTACGGTGGTAATGGATGAACTTCCAGATTATCCAAAACAAGCATGTGAAATTTATCAAAATCGTAGAGATAAATTAGTTGATGGTTTGAATCGCATTGGTTGGGAAATCGCAAAACCAAAAGCAACTATGTTTGTTTGGGCAAAAATACCAGATGCTTATCGTGAAATGAGTTCACTAGAATTTGCTAAGTTTTGTGTAACCGAATGTAATGTTGCTGTCTCTCCAGGCTCAGGATTTGGACCCGGTGGGGAAGAGTTTGTGAGATTTGCCTTAGTAGAGAATGATCAAAGAACAAGCCAAGCAATAAGAAATTTGAAAAAAGGATTAACAAAACTTGAATAA
- a CDS encoding polyprenol monophosphomannose synthase: protein MRSCVVIPTYNEKENIEEVIRRVLKNDVDLLIVDDSSPDGTGDIVIELSKEYNGRLSLETRKEKLGLGKAYIYGFSKCLEKKYDIICQMDADLSHNPDVLGELIQPISEARADLVIGSRYVQGGQIPKWSLIRRLLSRGGNLYTRIMLNIKTRDATAGYRAYNAKILKKMLDNGISSEGYGFQIEMTYTASKFGATIIEVPISFAEREKGVSKMGGIIIVEALKNVTIWSLRDRLWKPVSKLFTHRANIKVDISKSNDDIDLYNSNDGEVNSHIIDTENRK, encoded by the coding sequence ATGCGAAGTTGTGTGGTAATTCCTACATATAATGAAAAAGAAAATATTGAAGAAGTTATTAGACGTGTACTTAAAAATGATGTGGATTTATTGATTGTTGATGATTCAAGTCCCGATGGTACAGGCGATATTGTAATAGAACTAAGCAAAGAATACAATGGACGGCTATCTTTAGAAACAAGAAAAGAAAAACTTGGGCTTGGCAAAGCCTATATTTATGGCTTTTCGAAATGTTTAGAAAAAAAATACGACATAATTTGTCAGATGGATGCTGATTTAAGCCACAATCCTGATGTGCTAGGTGAATTAATACAACCAATTAGTGAAGCTAGAGCTGATCTAGTAATTGGTTCTCGGTATGTACAAGGTGGTCAAATTCCTAAATGGTCTTTAATAAGAAGACTACTTTCTAGAGGCGGAAATTTATATACTCGAATTATGCTTAATATTAAAACCCGAGATGCAACAGCTGGTTACAGAGCATACAATGCAAAGATACTAAAGAAAATGTTAGATAATGGAATAAGTTCAGAAGGGTATGGGTTTCAAATTGAGATGACTTATACTGCTTCAAAATTTGGTGCAACCATTATTGAGGTACCAATTTCTTTTGCTGAAAGAGAAAAAGGTGTATCGAAAATGGGTGGTATCATTATCGTTGAAGCATTAAAGAACGTAACTATATGGTCTTTAAGAGATAGGTTATGGAAGCCAGTTTCTAAATTATTTACGCATAGAGCTAACATAAAGGTTGACATTAGTAAAAGCAATGATGATATAGATCTATATAACAGTAATGATGGTGAAGTTAATTCACATATCATTGATACAGAAAACAGAAAGTAA
- a CDS encoding 6-phosphofructokinase: protein MRIGILTSGGDCPGLNAVIRAIIRKGEGFYGHALVGYKYGWKGVLESDYIELSIDSSRGLLHRGGTILGTSRLSPTMIDDGADIVKKSLENNNIDCLIAIGGEGTLSGAASMSDSGINIVGVPKTIDNDISATDVTFGFHTAVQIATDAIDRLHTTAESHDRVMVVEVMGRHAGWIATYSGIAGGADAVLVPEIEFDLDQICEQIKRRHTRGSHFSIIVVAEGALPIEGTMKKINYDVDEYGHQRLGGIGYRVAREIEQRTGFETRETTLGHVLRGGTPTAFDRVLATRFGIAAIDAVNEKDYGKMVSLKGKEIKRVTLAEATIELNRVDLELLEIANIFQ, encoded by the coding sequence ATGAGAATAGGAATTTTAACTTCAGGAGGCGATTGTCCTGGGCTAAATGCGGTTATTCGTGCCATTATTAGAAAAGGTGAGGGATTCTATGGTCACGCACTAGTTGGGTATAAATATGGCTGGAAAGGTGTATTGGAATCTGACTATATTGAACTCTCTATAGATAGTTCTAGAGGTTTATTACACAGGGGCGGTACAATATTAGGAACTTCACGTTTATCACCAACAATGATTGATGACGGTGCGGATATTGTTAAAAAATCGTTAGAAAATAATAATATTGATTGTTTGATTGCTATTGGAGGAGAGGGAACGCTATCTGGTGCTGCTTCAATGAGCGATTCAGGCATAAATATTGTGGGTGTGCCAAAAACAATAGATAATGATATTTCAGCTACTGATGTAACATTTGGTTTTCATACAGCTGTACAAATAGCAACTGACGCAATCGATCGTTTACATACAACAGCAGAGAGCCATGACCGGGTAATGGTAGTAGAAGTAATGGGAAGACATGCTGGTTGGATAGCGACTTATAGTGGAATCGCAGGTGGTGCAGATGCTGTTTTAGTACCTGAAATTGAATTTGATTTAGATCAAATTTGTGAACAAATAAAAAGACGTCATACTCGTGGTTCTCATTTTTCAATTATTGTTGTTGCGGAAGGCGCATTACCCATTGAAGGAACAATGAAAAAAATTAATTATGATGTAGATGAATATGGACATCAGCGTTTGGGTGGAATTGGCTATCGTGTTGCTCGCGAGATAGAACAACGTACTGGATTTGAAACACGCGAAACTACACTTGGTCACGTTTTACGTGGAGGTACACCAACTGCCTTTGATCGAGTATTGGCTACACGATTTGGTATAGCCGCGATCGATGCTGTAAATGAAAAAGATTATGGCAAAATGGTATCTTTAAAAGGTAAAGAAATTAAGCGTGTGACTTTAGCTGAAGCCACTATTGAACTAAATCGTGTTGACCTTGAACTTTTAGAAATTGCAAATATTTTCCAGTAG
- a CDS encoding type II secretion system F family protein yields the protein MTATFKYEAFSKNGEEIHGVLEGENESEVRTSLGQQNLLVMSVSKQGGSTVATKEINLRKKANTKEIAWLARSLATTQASGLPVYPALGILARQQAKKPIGKILSRIHTKVGEGSSLTSAFREEGDNVGELSCALIEAGEISGRLDESLEHLAFITEARVRIKRKVKSAMMYPVVVFIIAMVMTAGLLIFVVPQFQAIYDQLKGDLPLPTKIVVWMSDQLIEKWYIYPLLAIIIITLVVLYKRSPSAHATKDRLILKLPIFGTIIHKSAIARLVLVLSSLMNSGVGLLEALLLAGNASGNQHVNEAVVRIHDNVREGSSLGLALKQEPLIPEVMTQLVLMGEDTGTVPSLLDRYGKTLDDEVTTSVDGLSSLMEPLLIVFLGGIIGSLVIAFWLPILNAPSLVSKQ from the coding sequence ATGACCGCAACATTTAAGTACGAAGCTTTTAGTAAAAATGGTGAAGAAATTCATGGTGTTTTAGAAGGCGAGAACGAGTCCGAAGTGAGAACTTCACTAGGTCAACAAAACCTACTTGTTATGTCAGTTTCTAAACAAGGTGGTAGTACTGTAGCTACTAAAGAAATAAATCTTCGAAAGAAAGCAAACACAAAAGAGATCGCATGGTTGGCTAGATCTTTGGCAACGACTCAAGCATCAGGGCTACCAGTTTATCCTGCCTTGGGAATCTTGGCACGTCAACAAGCTAAGAAACCTATAGGAAAAATACTTTCACGTATTCATACAAAAGTTGGTGAAGGTTCATCTTTAACCTCTGCATTTCGAGAAGAAGGAGATAATGTTGGAGAGCTTTCGTGTGCTTTAATTGAAGCAGGAGAAATTTCTGGTCGTCTCGACGAATCATTAGAGCATTTAGCCTTTATAACTGAAGCACGTGTCCGAATAAAACGTAAAGTTAAATCGGCAATGATGTATCCAGTTGTTGTATTTATTATTGCCATGGTCATGACTGCTGGGCTTTTGATTTTCGTTGTTCCGCAATTTCAAGCTATTTACGACCAATTAAAAGGTGACTTACCTCTCCCAACAAAGATTGTTGTCTGGATGAGTGATCAACTTATTGAAAAATGGTATATATATCCACTCTTAGCAATAATAATTATTACTTTAGTTGTCTTATATAAGCGAAGTCCTTCAGCTCATGCTACAAAAGATAGATTGATATTAAAGTTACCGATTTTTGGAACAATTATCCATAAATCAGCAATTGCTCGCTTGGTTCTAGTGTTGTCATCACTAATGAATTCAGGAGTAGGATTGCTTGAAGCACTGCTACTTGCAGGTAATGCTTCGGGTAATCAACATGTAAATGAAGCCGTGGTTAGAATTCACGACAATGTTCGTGAAGGATCTTCTTTAGGTCTAGCTTTAAAGCAGGAGCCACTAATCCCAGAAGTTATGACTCAGCTTGTACTAATGGGTGAAGATACAGGTACTGTACCTTCATTATTAGATCGTTATGGAAAAACTCTCGATGATGAAGTTACGACATCAGTTGATGGCTTAAGTTCACTAATGGAGCCACTATTGATTGTATTCTTAGGTGGTATAATAGGTAGTCTGGTCATAGCATTTTGGCTACCAATACTAAATGCACCAAGTCTGGTTTCAAAGCAATAA
- a CDS encoding acyl-CoA thioesterase II produces MSKALDELLTYFELDAIDENIYQGNTPLESRQRVFGGLVASQALLSAGKTVDKSRMVHSLHAYFLVGGHPGAKITYVVEKIRDGGSFSTRRVSAQQNGVTIFVLTASFQKVEEGFNHSTPFPENIVEPENLPTWQDRLRPIMNNIDEDTQKWLVWDRPIDTRSVTAPAWVANTKQEPEQDVWLKADGALGDDPLIHKCILTYASDLTLLDTAMLPYGEVLYRGKFMMASLDHAIWFHEPFRCDEWLLYHQHSPHASNSRALAYGEIFTQDKRHVATVMQEGLARFFKQR; encoded by the coding sequence ATGTCAAAAGCATTAGATGAATTATTAACATATTTTGAACTAGATGCTATAGACGAAAATATCTATCAGGGAAATACTCCTTTAGAGTCTAGGCAAAGAGTTTTTGGTGGATTAGTAGCATCTCAAGCTTTGTTAAGCGCTGGAAAAACTGTTGATAAATCTAGAATGGTACATTCACTTCATGCATATTTTTTAGTCGGCGGTCATCCTGGAGCAAAGATAACATATGTCGTTGAAAAAATTCGTGATGGTGGTAGTTTTTCAACAAGGCGAGTATCTGCACAGCAAAATGGTGTAACAATATTTGTGCTTACTGCAAGTTTTCAAAAAGTTGAAGAGGGTTTTAATCATTCAACTCCATTCCCTGAGAATATTGTTGAACCGGAGAATTTACCTACATGGCAAGATCGCTTGCGGCCAATTATGAATAATATCGATGAGGATACTCAGAAATGGCTCGTATGGGATAGGCCAATAGATACTCGCTCTGTTACTGCACCAGCTTGGGTTGCTAATACTAAGCAAGAACCGGAACAAGATGTTTGGCTAAAAGCAGATGGTGCTTTAGGCGATGATCCATTAATACATAAATGTATATTGACATATGCATCAGACCTAACATTGCTTGATACGGCAATGCTGCCTTATGGTGAAGTTTTATACCGCGGGAAATTTATGATGGCATCATTGGATCATGCGATTTGGTTTCATGAACCTTTTCGTTGTGATGAATGGCTTTTATATCATCAGCATTCTCCTCATGCTTCAAATTCTAGAGCTTTAGCTTATGGCGAAATATTTACACAAGATAAAAGACATGTAGCAACTGTAATGCAAGAAGGTTTAGCAAGATTCTTTAAACAAAGATAG
- a CDS encoding glycosyltransferase family 4 protein: MLLVSNDFPPKVGGIQNYLYELVKRLPFENTKVITTKYNGAKEFDREQSFDIERYSKILWPTPKLIHHINKTIDKLNSEIVFIDPALPTGLIASHLRDITKCLIVHGAEITTPGKIFPTKLLLRQEMKSIDIVLSAGTYAAQQLANVVNGDINYLRIPPGVDVNRFSIPDTNEKLQAQISLRETLGISVNSKIVVSISRLVPRKGFDVLINAISKTDEDLNVVIVGKGRDEKRLKDLAIKKGVEDRIHFLGSVSDSDLRMVLHGSDIFAMLCRDRWKGLEAEGFGIVFLEAQSCGLPVIVGDSGGSSESLIEGETGFCIDPKSENELINKLNILLSDNELASQMGIKGREFVEKNHSYDYLASLLVPIVQCDFSRIKTISPNR; encoded by the coding sequence GTGCTTTTAGTTTCTAATGATTTCCCTCCCAAAGTCGGCGGTATACAAAATTATTTATATGAGCTTGTGAAAAGGTTGCCGTTTGAAAATACCAAAGTTATTACTACTAAATATAATGGAGCAAAAGAGTTTGATCGAGAACAAAGTTTCGATATTGAACGTTATTCAAAAATTCTTTGGCCAACTCCAAAACTTATACATCATATAAACAAGACAATAGATAAACTAAATTCTGAGATTGTATTTATAGATCCTGCATTGCCTACTGGATTAATTGCTTCACATTTAAGAGATATCACAAAGTGTCTTATAGTCCATGGCGCAGAAATAACTACGCCAGGTAAAATTTTTCCTACAAAACTTCTACTAAGACAGGAAATGAAAAGCATAGATATTGTTTTAAGTGCAGGTACATACGCTGCGCAACAACTAGCCAATGTTGTAAATGGTGATATCAACTATTTGCGCATTCCCCCTGGAGTTGATGTAAATAGATTCTCAATACCAGATACAAATGAAAAATTGCAAGCGCAAATCTCGTTACGAGAGACTTTAGGGATTTCAGTTAATTCAAAAATTGTTGTTTCAATTAGCAGACTAGTTCCAAGAAAAGGATTCGATGTACTGATTAATGCGATTTCGAAAACTGATGAAGATCTAAATGTTGTTATTGTCGGCAAAGGACGTGATGAAAAAAGATTAAAAGATTTGGCAATAAAAAAAGGCGTAGAAGATCGGATCCATTTTTTAGGTTCTGTGTCCGACTCAGATTTGCGTATGGTGCTTCATGGTTCAGATATATTTGCGATGCTTTGTCGAGACAGATGGAAGGGACTTGAAGCAGAAGGCTTTGGTATTGTGTTTCTTGAAGCGCAGAGCTGTGGGTTACCTGTAATCGTAGGTGATTCTGGTGGTAGTTCCGAAAGTTTAATTGAGGGTGAGACGGGTTTTTGTATTGATCCTAAATCTGAAAACGAATTGATCAATAAACTAAATATTTTATTATCTGATAATGAATTAGCTTCTCAAATGGGGATTAAAGGTCGCGAATTTGTAGAGAAGAATCATTCATATGACTATTTAGCTTCTTTGCTAGTTCCCATTGTCCAATGTGATTTTTCGAGAATTAAAACTATTTCACCAAATAGATAG
- a CDS encoding ROK family protein codes for MKAIGVDIGGTKLSIGIVDSEGNFEIEESSLTLTRWSDMKKVIVDTSKDLISKDNSIKAIGCGAAGMISLDGHVIYSPNVPAFNIDGGVDLKSELQNAIGIPVFIDNDNNCSGYAEYKFGTVRNEKNILSVGLGTGIGGALILDGKLYRGNDGYAFDIGHFTMDLNGHVCACGQVGCFETLGSGKALGRVAREHISRGESRYLLDFVDGDINKIDGSHVNLSIARDPSNCSEILEEFSHNIALGLSSLDNILNFGVCVISGGVSDLGDALLSRVQRHYSVVAQGSLRRTLPEIRLAKFKSNAGLLGAGALAIDSLG; via the coding sequence ATGAAAGCAATCGGAGTTGATATTGGTGGAACTAAACTAAGTATTGGAATAGTAGATTCAGAGGGTAATTTTGAAATAGAAGAAAGCTCATTAACTTTAACTAGATGGTCGGATATGAAGAAAGTTATCGTTGATACTTCCAAAGATTTGATTTCAAAAGACAATAGTATTAAAGCAATCGGTTGTGGTGCCGCTGGTATGATCTCGCTTGATGGTCACGTTATATATTCTCCAAATGTTCCTGCTTTTAATATAGATGGTGGTGTAGATCTAAAAAGTGAACTCCAGAATGCTATTGGTATACCAGTATTTATAGACAACGATAATAATTGCTCAGGTTATGCAGAATATAAATTTGGTACAGTTAGAAATGAAAAAAATATTTTAAGTGTAGGTTTAGGTACTGGTATTGGAGGTGCCTTGATACTTGATGGAAAACTATATAGAGGCAATGATGGGTATGCATTTGATATCGGCCATTTTACAATGGATTTAAATGGTCATGTATGTGCATGTGGTCAAGTGGGTTGTTTTGAGACATTAGGGTCTGGCAAAGCTTTAGGTCGAGTCGCACGTGAACATATTTCTAGAGGTGAATCTAGATATCTACTTGATTTCGTAGATGGTGATATAAATAAAATTGATGGATCGCATGTAAATCTATCGATTGCAAGAGATCCTAGTAATTGTTCTGAAATATTAGAAGAGTTTTCTCACAATATTGCCTTGGGTTTGAGTTCTTTGGATAATATATTGAATTTTGGTGTCTGCGTAATATCTGGAGGTGTATCGGATCTTGGAGATGCACTTTTATCTAGAGTGCAAAGACACTACAGTGTTGTAGCGCAAGGTAGTTTAAGAAGAACATTACCTGAAATACGATTAGCTAAGTTTAAAAGTAATGCAGGTTTATTAGGAGCTGGCGCTCTTGCCATTGATTCGTTAGGGTAG